One region of Fragaria vesca subsp. vesca linkage group LG4, FraVesHawaii_1.0, whole genome shotgun sequence genomic DNA includes:
- the LOC101311372 gene encoding F-box/kelch-repeat protein At3g06240-like yields MREVHKDIEDVVEQILSTLPPKSLMRFKCVSKRWYALITDPRFVAKHFSISKQNNRCTPCVLLKRLLHEDNNGDQTQKVFSLLKFRNNVDIDIDNDGGDDEHSFVSGVEDIDIPPCLSLKTQGSSLHIVGHCNGIVCLVAALSGEVILWNPAIHDFKLLPLQPYLPDSPEIVGSPLPGWPKDVPISIHRDYMDNLGFGFDPRSNDYKVVNIGFPGVEHPADGYNINLPPKTAIYTLSSNSWREMKTFSLETQSTILLPDRFQVYFKGMCYWLGRELHKEILLFDAMTDEFIRNIIILFDMADEVFHDMLLPDSLYDPNVLCFNMRLLVWNESVALFGMRNGNSFSGSSFGIWVMDDFDGPKSRWTKHISFDLIEKPLAFLKSDEILMADTKDTKGRIFSYNLSTKRLKYLPIESMQDDSATVVYDNYSIVSILGGNELKNTDRYTNAGSSLLEHSSFPSSIIDNEWHSYSVWAILPDDVCLKVRKVIQGLRSEFGGPEIEPHITVVGSIRMTHAEVLNKFRSLQSCVPSGYKAIVNRLLWRATGFCGSCFGFQSGVRPHLSLLYGNLTEEERTRAQEKVSILDESITRMSFPITKLALYKIDYKDKSLKSWEKIAEYNLRYHN; encoded by the exons ATGAGGGAGGTTCACAAAGACATTGAAGATGTTGTGGAACAAATCCTATCAACTCTGCCTCCCAAATCTCTTATGCGATTCAAGTGTGTTTCTAAAAGGTGGTATGCTCTGATCACCGATCCCAGGTTTGTGGCTAAGCACTTCTCCATTTCCAAGCAAAACAATCGCTGTACTCCTTGCGTCCTTTTGAAACGTTTACTCCATGAAGACAACAATGGCGATCAGACTCAGAAGGTATTCTCATTGCTTAAATTTCGCAACAATGTTGATATTGATATTGATAATGATGGTGGCGATGATGAACATAGTTTTGTTTCGGGGGTAGAGGACATTGACATTCCTCCTTGTTTGAGTTTAAAGACTCAAGGCTCATCACTTCATATTGTTGGCCACTGTAATGGGATTGTCTGTCTAGTTGCAGCCCTTTCCGGTGAGGTGATTTTATGGAACCCAGCAATTCATGACTTTAAGCTTCTTCCCCTTCAACCATACCTTCCTGATTCTCCAGAAATAGTTGGATCGCCGTTGCCGGGTTGGCCTAAAGATGTTCCCATTAGTATACACCGTGATTACATGGATAATTTAGGATTTGGCTTTGATCCTAGGTCTAATGACTACAAAGTTGTTAACATTGGATTTCCTGGTGTAGAACATCCTGCTGATGGATATAATATTAATCTTCCTCCGAAAACAGCTATATACACCTTGAGTTCCAATTCTTGGAGAGAGATGAAGACCTTCTCTTTGGAAACACAATCCACTATCCTTCTTCCTGACCGCTTCCAAGTGTACTTCAAGGGAATGTGTTATTGGCTTGGACGTGAGCTGCACAAGGAAATACTTTTGTTTGATGCGATGACTGACGAGTTCATTAGGAACATTATCATTTTGTTTGATATGGCTGATGAGGTGTTTCATGATATGCTGTTACCGGATAGTCTATATGATCCTAATGTACTTTGTTTTAATATGCGCCTTCTAGTGTGGAATGAATCAGTTGCTCTTTTTGGAATGCGAAATGGTAATTCATTCTCCGGTTCTTCTTTTGGGATATGGGTGATGGATGATTTTGATGGTCCAAAGAGCCGTTGGACTAAACACATATCTTTCGATCTCATTGAAAAGCCATTGGCATTTTTGAAGAGCGATGAGATCCTTATGGCGGACACAAAGGACACAAAGGGACGCATATTCTCTTATAACCTCAGCACCAAAAGGCTCAAGTATCTTCCCATTGAAAGCATGCAAGATGATTCTGCGACTGTTGTCTATGACAATTACAGTATAGTTTCAATTTTGGGAGGCAACGAGCTGAAGAACACCGATCGTTATACCAAT GCTGGCTCTTCTCTTTTGGAGCACTCTTCTTTTCCGTCAAGTATAATAGACAATGAATGGCATTCCTATTCGGTATGGGCGATACTGCCAGATGATGTGTGTCTCAAGGTAAGGAAGGTGATTCAGGGCCTTAGGTCGGAGTTTGGTGGTCCGGAGATTGAACCACATATTACCGTTGTAGGGTCTATTCGAATGACACACGCAGAGGTGCTTAATAAGTTTAGATCTCTTCAGTCTTGTGTTCCTTCCGGGTACAAAGCTATAGTTAACCGCTTG TTATGGAGAGCAACTGGATTTTGCGGAAGTTGTTTTGGTTTCCAGAGCG GTGTTAGGCCACATTTGAGTCTTCTATATGGGAATCTGACAGAGGAAGAGAGGACAAGAGCTCAAGAAAAAGTTAGTATTCTGGATGAGAGCATTACTAGAATGAGCTTCCCCATAACTAAACTTGCACTGTACAAAATTGACTACAAAGATAAGAGTCTCAAATCGTGGGAGAAGATTGCTGAATACAATCTCCGATATCACAATTAG
- the LOC101310984 gene encoding signal recognition particle 68 kDa protein-like yields MGKDSQNQNQTTLAMEIDNPKANTSDQIGPKFSINVLQLLKSAQMQHGLRHGDYTRYRRYCTARLRRLYKSLKFTHGRGKYNRRAITESTVTEVRFLHVVLYTAERAWSHAMEKRQVLDGPNARQRIYLIGRLRKAVKWATLFAQLSAIKGDSRTSLEAEAYASFMKGNLLFEQDRNWDTALLNFKSARAVYEELAKYGDLENQVLCRERVEELEPSIRYCLHKVGESNLQGSELLHIGEMEGPALDLFKAKLEAVMDEARSQQAASMTEFDWLGHRFPISNAKTRVSILKAQDLEKDILGSSANSLPTEKRLAVFDKIFTAYHEARSCIRSDLVSASSSENVKDDLSGLDKAVGAVLGQRTIERNQLLVSIAKSKLTKRRDDKNERATKPEELVRLYDLLLQNTADLLDLVSSGRHKTPEEDAFIAELELKSLAFRAERCFFLGRSYSLAGKRVEAYALFCRARSLAEDALQKFQAVDNADQVVTKELKLLCDECRSNSCIEHATGIMEVLKAPENLSKQISNVHISGVDTKEKFLLEKLEVYESAVGDSNVRSGTRIEAFPPPFQTIPRNPIVLDLAYDHIEFPSLLNRMKKETKGFISRFWSM; encoded by the exons ATGGGGAAAGATAGCCAGAACCAGAACCAGACGACGTTGGCTATGGAGATCGACAATCCGAAGGCCAACACCTCCGATCAGATCGGTCCTAAATTCTCCATCAACG TTTTACAGCTGTTGAAATCTGCTCAGATGCAACATGGATTGCGCCACGGGGATTACACTCGTTATCG GAGGTATTGCACTGCAAGGTTGAGGAGGCTGTACAAGTCATTGAAGTTCACTCACGGCCGCGGCAAGTACAACCGCCGAGCAATAACCGAATCAACTGTCACTGAAGTGAG GTTTCTCCATGTTGTTCTATATACGGCAGAGAGGGCTTGGAGCCATGCCATGGAAAAAAGGCAAGTTCTCGATGGTCCAAATGCTCGTCAACGAATCTATCTGATTGGTAGGCTGAGGAAGGCAGTAAAATGGGCTACTCTTTTTGCACAGTTGTCTGCAATCAAGGGAGATTCCAGAACTTCCTTAGAAGCAGAG GCTTATGCCTCCTTTATGAAAGGGAACCTGTTGTTTGAACAAGATCGAAATTGGGACACAGCATTACTGAACTTTAAAAGTGCCAG GGCGGTTTATGAGGAACTTGCAAAATATGGAGACCTGGAGAATCAAGTTTTATGCCGTGAGCGTGTTGAGGAATTAGAACCTAGTATCCGGTACTGTCTACACAAGGTTGGAGAGTCAAATCTACAAGGCTCTGAACTTCTACATATTGGTGAAATGGAAGGACCTGCTTTGGACCTATTTAAGGCTAAACTGGAG GCTGTCATGGATGAGGCAAGATCTCAACAGGCTGCCTCCATGACAGAATTTGATTGGCTAGGTCATAGATTTCCAATTTCTAATGCAAAAACTCGGGTTTCCATATTGAAAG CTCAAGATTTGGAGAAAGATATACTTGGTTCATCAGCTAATTCACTCCCTACTGAGAAAAGACTAGCCGTTTTTGACAAAATTTTCACTGCATACCATGAGGCAAGGAGCTGCATTCGCAGTGATTTG GTCAGTGCAAGTAGTTCTGAAAATGTAAAAGATGACTTGAGTGGCCTTGATAAAGCTGTTGGTGCTGTATTAGGACAACGGACCATTGAGCGGAACCAACTTTTGGTTAGCATTGCAAAGAGCAAACTGACCAAGCGACGAGATGACAAAAACGAGAGAGCTACTAAGCCAGAAGAGCTTGTCCGCTTATACGATCTCCTATTACAG AATACAGCTGATCTTTTAGATTTAGTCAGTTCGGGGCGACATAAAACACCAGAGGAAGATGCATTTATTGCAGAATTGGAGCTTAAAAGTTTGGCTTTCCGAGCCGAAAG GTGTTTCTTTTTAGGTAGATCATATAGTTTGGCTGGTAAGAGGGTGGAAGCATATGCATTGTTTTGCCGTGCTCGCAGTCTTGCCGAGGATGCCCTACAAAAATTCCAAGCTGTTGATAATGCCGATCAG GTGGTGACCAAAGAGTTGAAGCTATTGTGCGATGAATGCAGATCTAACAGTTGTATAGAGCATGCAACGGGAATCATGGAGGTGTTGAAGGCCCCTGAAAATCTCTCAAAACAAATTTCTAATGTTCATATATCTGGAGTTGACACGAAG GAGAAATTCCTCCTTGAGAAACTTGAGGTCTATGAATCTGCTGTTGGAGATTCAAATGTGAGAAGTGGTACGCGGATTGAAGCTTTTCCTCCTCCGTTCCAAACAATTCCTCGCAATCCGATTGTTCTAGACCTGGCCTATGATCATATCGAGTTCCCATCTCTTCTAAATAGGATGAAGAAAGAAACAAAGGGCTTCATTAGCAGGTTTTGGAG CATGTAA